Proteins found in one Opitutaceae bacterium genomic segment:
- a CDS encoding Ldh family oxidoreductase, which produces MAETFYIVQETLHNELVEAAYRARGFDADEAHAGAVLCADATRHGIRTHNAIKALHLDHLFGSGAGGCVPKARIEEVTTRFEATRVWNANRKLGQPVAYRAMDEAMRLADKYGVGTVAVDHAFHYLWGGGYVMKAAKAGYIAYTNCTASLAEVVPWGGKFPTLGTNPHSWGFPTMDAIGFPLVIDWATSVVAMGRVQQLKREGKPLPPLAAVDAQGVPTTDPGAAVSLLPFGAHKGYGLALINELVAALIGGSIPTVRSRPKAATGEKHTCAFFFQVIHPEALSAGAFAKGRSQTENVKAVLQDIVGHGNDQCLLPGQLEAQWADRSVKAGGLLFSEAEVASLEELAAECHFSGFHKAAFKQITH; this is translated from the coding sequence ATGGCTGAGACATTTTATATCGTCCAGGAGACGCTTCACAACGAGCTCGTCGAGGCAGCGTATCGCGCGCGCGGGTTCGACGCCGACGAGGCGCACGCGGGCGCGGTGCTCTGCGCGGACGCAACGCGCCACGGCATCCGAACACACAACGCGATCAAGGCCCTGCACCTCGATCACCTCTTCGGCTCCGGTGCGGGCGGCTGCGTGCCCAAGGCGCGTATTGAGGAAGTGACTACACGGTTCGAGGCGACGCGGGTGTGGAATGCCAACCGCAAGCTTGGCCAGCCGGTCGCCTACCGCGCCATGGATGAAGCGATGCGACTCGCCGACAAGTACGGCGTCGGCACGGTCGCGGTGGATCACGCTTTTCACTACCTCTGGGGCGGCGGGTATGTGATGAAGGCCGCGAAGGCGGGGTACATCGCCTACACCAACTGCACCGCCTCGCTCGCAGAGGTGGTGCCCTGGGGTGGCAAGTTCCCGACCCTCGGCACGAACCCACATTCTTGGGGGTTTCCGACGATGGACGCCATTGGCTTTCCGCTGGTGATTGACTGGGCAACCTCCGTTGTCGCCATGGGGCGGGTGCAACAGTTGAAACGCGAAGGAAAACCGTTGCCTCCGCTGGCGGCCGTGGACGCCCAAGGCGTGCCGACCACAGACCCCGGCGCTGCCGTGTCACTCCTCCCGTTTGGAGCCCACAAGGGCTATGGCCTCGCGCTGATCAACGAGTTGGTGGCGGCCTTGATCGGGGGCTCCATTCCGACCGTGCGCAGTCGTCCCAAAGCGGCCACAGGGGAAAAGCACACGTGCGCCTTCTTCTTCCAGGTCATTCATCCGGAAGCGCTTTCAGCCGGCGCGTTCGCCAAGGGACGGTCCCAGACTGAGAACGTGAAGGCCGTCCTTCAGGACATTGTCGGACACGGCAATGACCAATGCCTCCTACCCGGGCAGCTAGAGGCACAATGGGCTGATCGCTCTGTAAAGGCGGGCGGGCTTCTCTTTTCTGAGGCCGAGGTCGCCAGCCTGGAAGAACTCGCCGCCGAATGCCATTTTTCGGGTTTTCACAAAGCAGCCTTCAAACAAATCACCCACTAA